In one window of Nocardia brasiliensis DNA:
- a CDS encoding 4Fe-4S binding protein, with product MAYVITQSCCNDAGCVSECPVDCIRPAPGQPDFATAEMLYIDPGTCIDCGACVPACPVGAIFAEEDLTAPLRRYAEINATYFQSNPLDADISAPLPAAPSLPRGHDTLRVAVVGSGPAAAYATRALLSNAEVTVDLFEKLPTPGGLVRAGIAPDHQRTKAIGDRFEADRARQTLAYHLNVTVGEHIQPAELLEYHHAVIYAIGAAADRELGIEGERLPGSHSATEFVGWYNGHPDYADHAFDLCAERAVVIGNGNVALDLARILTIDPAELATTDIADHALAALRHSKIREVVVLGRRSPAQAAYTGPELLALSQLRGVDVRVNPRDLRLDATEAAAVQADPAQRLKWSLACDYARADAAGDRRRITLRFLSTPVALRGTNSVQALEYARNTLRRRDGAVIAEPTDTIETIETSLVLRSIGYRGLAIPGVPFDRHRGVIPNDHGRVLDHGDVVPGAYVAGWIKRGPHGVIGTNRADAEETVAALFADFGAGRLATPPRGRAELTQLLAHRQPDLIDGSGWRAIDSAERAEGRANGRPRVKLTDHAALLAAANSTRTTAGRGLP from the coding sequence GTGGCGTACGTAATCACCCAGAGCTGCTGCAATGACGCCGGCTGCGTCAGCGAGTGCCCCGTCGACTGCATCCGGCCGGCCCCGGGCCAACCGGACTTCGCGACAGCCGAGATGTTGTACATCGATCCGGGTACGTGTATCGATTGCGGGGCCTGCGTTCCCGCGTGCCCGGTCGGTGCGATCTTCGCCGAAGAGGACCTCACCGCGCCACTGCGACGCTATGCCGAGATCAACGCGACCTACTTCCAGAGCAACCCGCTCGACGCCGACATCTCGGCGCCGCTGCCCGCCGCCCCGAGCCTGCCGCGTGGCCATGACACGCTGCGGGTCGCGGTCGTCGGCAGCGGGCCCGCAGCGGCCTACGCGACCCGCGCGCTGCTCTCGAACGCCGAGGTCACCGTGGATCTGTTCGAAAAGCTGCCCACCCCCGGCGGTCTCGTCCGCGCGGGTATCGCTCCCGACCACCAGCGCACCAAGGCGATCGGCGATCGCTTCGAGGCCGATCGCGCGCGGCAAACACTCGCCTACCACCTCAATGTCACTGTGGGCGAACATATCCAGCCCGCAGAGCTGCTCGAATATCACCACGCCGTGATCTACGCCATCGGGGCCGCGGCGGATCGGGAACTCGGCATCGAGGGAGAACGGTTGCCCGGCAGTCATTCCGCGACCGAGTTCGTCGGGTGGTACAACGGGCACCCCGACTACGCCGATCACGCGTTCGACCTCTGCGCCGAACGCGCGGTCGTCATCGGCAACGGCAACGTGGCGCTGGATCTCGCCCGAATCCTGACCATCGATCCCGCCGAGCTCGCCACCACCGATATCGCCGACCACGCCCTGGCAGCGCTGCGCCACAGCAAGATTCGAGAGGTCGTTGTCCTCGGCCGGCGCTCACCGGCACAGGCGGCCTACACCGGGCCCGAGCTGCTCGCGCTGTCACAGCTGCGCGGTGTCGACGTGCGGGTGAATCCTCGGGATCTGCGACTCGACGCCACCGAGGCAGCGGCGGTCCAAGCCGATCCGGCACAGCGTCTGAAATGGAGTCTGGCGTGCGATTACGCGCGAGCGGACGCCGCCGGCGACCGTCGGCGCATCACACTGCGATTCCTGAGCACGCCCGTGGCATTGCGGGGCACGAACAGCGTGCAAGCGCTCGAGTACGCGCGGAATACGCTGCGGCGCAGGGACGGAGCGGTAATCGCTGAGCCGACCGACACCATCGAGACCATCGAGACGTCGCTCGTGCTCCGCAGTATCGGCTATCGCGGACTCGCTATCCCGGGCGTCCCGTTCGACCGGCATCGCGGAGTGATTCCCAACGACCATGGCCGGGTGCTCGACCACGGTGACGTGGTACCGGGCGCCTATGTCGCCGGGTGGATCAAACGCGGCCCGCACGGCGTGATCGGAACCAATCGGGCCGACGCCGAGGAGACCGTCGCGGCCCTGTTCGCCGATTTCGGCGCAGGGCGGCTGGCCACCCCGCCTCGCGGACGGGCGGAATTGACGCAGCTGCTGGCACACCGTCAACCGGATCTGATCGACGGTTCCGGTTGGCGGGCAATCGATTCGGCAGAGCGGGCGGAGGGCCGGGCGAATGGTCGGCCGCGCGTGAAGTTGACCGACCACGCGGCGTTGCTCGCGGCGGCGAACAGCACGCGGACGACCGCTGGAAGGGGCTTGCCATGA
- the ispH gene encoding 4-hydroxy-3-methylbut-2-enyl diphosphate reductase yields the protein MSEHRTVLLAAPRSLCAGVERAIETVERLLAAPDRDAPVYVRKQIVHNTHVVDRLARKGAVFVDELDEVPAGSTVVFSAHGVAPAVRSQAGAQELTVVDATCPLVTKVHTEARRFAERGDTVVLIGHAGHEEVEGTRGEAPSATVVIDNPGAAMALDVPDETRVSYLTQTTLSVEETEATIAALRTRFPMLQGPPTADICYASTNRQRAVDAVAARSDVFLVVGSANSSNSQRMVDVARRHGIPAYLVDDATAIEEAWISAAGVIGVSAGASAPAALVDEVLEELRHYGPLTVEEVVTAVETMAFAAPAAVRRS from the coding sequence ATGTCCGAACACCGAACTGTATTGCTGGCCGCGCCGCGGTCCTTGTGCGCCGGCGTGGAGCGGGCGATCGAAACCGTCGAGCGGCTACTCGCCGCACCGGACCGCGACGCACCGGTCTACGTACGCAAACAGATAGTCCACAACACCCATGTCGTCGATCGACTCGCGCGAAAGGGCGCGGTGTTCGTCGACGAGCTCGACGAAGTGCCCGCCGGTTCCACCGTGGTCTTCTCCGCGCACGGCGTCGCGCCCGCCGTGCGCAGCCAGGCGGGCGCGCAAGAGCTGACCGTCGTCGACGCCACCTGCCCGCTGGTGACCAAGGTGCACACCGAAGCCCGTCGATTCGCCGAGCGCGGCGACACCGTCGTGCTGATCGGGCACGCCGGGCACGAGGAAGTCGAGGGCACCCGAGGAGAGGCGCCCTCGGCGACGGTGGTCATCGACAACCCCGGTGCCGCGATGGCACTCGATGTACCCGACGAGACCAGGGTGTCCTATCTGACCCAGACCACCCTCTCGGTCGAGGAGACCGAGGCGACCATAGCCGCGCTGCGGACGCGGTTCCCGATGCTGCAGGGCCCGCCGACCGCCGATATCTGCTATGCCAGCACCAATCGTCAGCGTGCGGTGGACGCGGTCGCGGCCCGCAGCGATGTGTTCCTGGTGGTTGGCTCGGCGAACTCGTCGAACTCGCAACGCATGGTCGATGTGGCGCGCCGCCACGGTATTCCGGCATACCTTGTCGATGACGCCACCGCGATCGAGGAGGCGTGGATCAGTGCCGCCGGGGTGATCGGAGTCTCGGCAGGCGCCTCGGCCCCGGCCGCACTGGTGGACGAGGTGCTGGAGGAACTACGGCACTATGGCCCGTTGACCGTGGAAGAAGTCGTAACCGCCGTGGAGACAATGGCTTTCGCGGCGCCGGCAGCGGTGCGGCGATCATGA
- the ispG gene encoding flavodoxin-dependent (E)-4-hydroxy-3-methylbut-2-enyl-diphosphate synthase — protein MTATLSRRTTRRLDVGTVAVGGGAPISVQTMTTTRTADIDATLRQIAEVTAAGCDIVRVAVPTPDDAAALATIVARSPLPVIADIHFQPRYVFTAIDAGCAAVRVNPGNIRQFDDRVAEIARAAAAAHVPIRVGVNAGSLDPRVLERHGTASAQALVDSALHEAALFEEHGFRDLKIAVKHHDPHTIIAANRLLAQRCDYPIHLGVTEAGPLLQGTIKSAAAFAILLADGIGDTIRVSISAPPVEQVKVGNHILQSLGLRPRQLEIVSCPGCGRVQVDIHRLAARVEAAFDGFPHPLRIAVMGCVVNGPGEAREADLGVSSGNGKGKIFVKGEVVRTVPEERIVDALLEEALALTENPATAQASTAAATACPDSGGGESWRT, from the coding sequence ATGACCGCCACACTGTCCCGACGGACAACACGACGGCTCGACGTCGGCACGGTCGCGGTCGGCGGTGGCGCACCGATCTCGGTGCAGACCATGACCACCACCAGGACCGCGGATATCGACGCCACGCTGCGCCAGATCGCGGAGGTCACCGCCGCGGGCTGCGATATCGTGCGAGTGGCCGTGCCGACGCCCGACGACGCCGCGGCGCTGGCGACGATCGTGGCCAGGTCACCGCTGCCGGTGATCGCCGACATCCACTTCCAGCCGCGCTACGTCTTCACCGCGATCGACGCCGGATGCGCGGCGGTGCGGGTCAACCCCGGCAATATCCGGCAATTCGACGACCGGGTCGCCGAGATCGCCCGCGCGGCCGCGGCGGCGCACGTGCCGATTCGAGTGGGCGTCAACGCCGGTTCGCTGGATCCCCGTGTCCTTGAACGCCACGGCACAGCAAGCGCGCAGGCACTGGTCGACTCCGCCCTGCACGAGGCGGCGCTGTTCGAGGAGCACGGTTTCCGGGATCTCAAAATCGCTGTCAAACACCATGATCCGCACACCATAATCGCCGCCAATCGGCTGCTGGCTCAGCGTTGCGACTATCCGATCCACCTCGGTGTGACCGAGGCGGGTCCGTTGCTGCAGGGCACCATCAAGTCGGCGGCGGCGTTCGCGATTCTGCTCGCCGACGGTATCGGCGACACGATCAGGGTGTCCATCTCGGCGCCGCCGGTCGAACAGGTCAAGGTCGGCAATCACATCCTGCAGTCACTGGGATTGCGGCCACGTCAGCTGGAAATCGTGTCCTGCCCCGGCTGTGGCCGCGTACAGGTCGACATCCACCGGCTGGCCGCCCGTGTCGAGGCCGCGTTCGACGGTTTCCCCCACCCGTTGCGGATCGCGGTCATGGGCTGCGTGGTCAACGGGCCCGGGGAGGCACGCGAAGCCGATCTCGGTGTGTCCTCCGGCAATGGCAAGGGCAAGATCTTCGTCAAAGGCGAGGTCGTACGGACCGTCCCCGAGGAACGCATCGTCGACGCGCTGCTCGAAGAGGCGCTGGCGCTCACCGAAAACCCCGCTACCGCACAAGCTTCCACCGCGGCAGCAACCGCGTGCCCCGATTCGGGAGGAGGCGAGTCGTGGCGTACGTAA
- a CDS encoding terpene synthase family protein encodes MTTPLAPPRLSGTLHIPEPVCHTRARINSAYPTIYEDHAAWVRRFLPFPDSAAMSRFFEHRYASFDALIYPNGMPERVLHSACLNSLMFEVDDMALLRDATFDEIAVDWTADHPYAPAFSDIWKTMRDNMSERIFQRYQQGWRDCLRGIALERDYIDRAVLPDFDAYLDIRQLSFGPQPLLIGGEYVHGIDLSALVDADPDLRRAQRATTMHTLLVNDLLSFRKEYTRGDLFNVVAVLIHNHRQQPQQALDLTGELIRIADAELADACAVLRHRYLMRPEVAIYLNTLNSLCAGNLRWSLETTRYHGSAYGWNGRRDGIVTLDPGRDTSAFETMRAS; translated from the coding sequence ATGACCACGCCATTGGCGCCGCCCCGGCTCAGCGGCACGCTGCACATCCCGGAACCGGTCTGCCACACCCGGGCTCGCATCAACTCCGCGTACCCGACGATCTACGAGGACCACGCGGCCTGGGTCCGTCGGTTCCTGCCATTTCCCGATTCGGCCGCAATGTCTCGGTTCTTCGAACATCGCTACGCGTCGTTCGATGCACTGATCTACCCGAACGGGATGCCCGAGAGAGTCCTGCACTCGGCGTGCCTGAACTCACTGATGTTCGAGGTTGACGACATGGCTCTGCTCCGGGATGCGACCTTCGATGAGATAGCCGTCGACTGGACTGCCGATCATCCGTACGCGCCCGCGTTCTCCGATATCTGGAAGACCATGCGCGACAACATGTCCGAGCGCATCTTCCAGCGTTACCAGCAAGGCTGGCGGGACTGCCTGCGTGGAATCGCGCTCGAGCGAGACTACATCGACCGCGCGGTGCTGCCCGATTTCGACGCCTATCTCGATATCCGGCAACTCAGTTTCGGACCCCAGCCGCTGCTCATCGGCGGGGAGTACGTCCACGGCATCGACCTGTCCGCGCTGGTCGACGCCGACCCGGATCTGCGACGGGCACAACGCGCGACGACCATGCACACGCTCTTGGTCAACGATCTGCTGTCGTTCCGTAAGGAGTACACCCGCGGTGATCTGTTCAACGTCGTCGCTGTGCTGATCCACAACCACCGCCAGCAGCCACAGCAGGCCCTGGACCTCACGGGTGAACTCATCCGTATCGCCGACGCCGAATTGGCGGACGCGTGCGCTGTCCTACGGCATCGCTACCTGATGCGACCGGAGGTGGCGATCTATCTGAACACGTTGAATTCGTTGTGCGCGGGCAACCTTCGCTGGTCCCTGGAGACCACCCGCTATCACGGCAGCGCCTACGGCT
- a CDS encoding 1-deoxy-D-xylulose-5-phosphate synthase, translating into MTAPASLSADDAFDAAARCVSSLAGSLDRLRELPIERLPEVAAAIRALVLDTVLTVGGHLGPNLGVVELTIALHRVFDSPDDTLLFDTGHQTYVHKILTGRAASFARTLRSPGGLSGYPNRRESEHDVIENSHASTALSYADGIAKARALQGQSGRSVVAVVGDGALTGGVAFEALNNIGAAPQRPVIVVLNDNGHSYAPTAGALAAHLRRLRADRPEGVAAPAMSTIFEHLGFTYIGPVDGHDFAAIESALRRARGTRRPVVVHTMTVKGQGYPPACSDPERLHTTGARRPDGAGAAPATWTQVFADALVEIGDRRSDIVAITAAMPGPTGLSAFAQRFPRRCFDVGIAEQHAVASAAGLAIAGMHPVVAVYSTFLNRAFDQVLLDVALHRLPVTFVLDRAGITGPDGPSHHGMWDLSLLSTVPGLRVAAPRDATRLGELLAEAVADGSGPTAVRFPKATVGTDIVALERFQGVDVLYRGPRRDVLLIGVGPLAGECVQAAHRLTEGGIGVTVIDPRWVLPVSELMVGACLRYRLIVVAEDNTAAGGIPPAIQRALVDAGAGIPVRGLGLPHRFIEHGGRAAILAAAGLTGAGIADSVCVAFDELVAGQGEPS; encoded by the coding sequence ATGACCGCGCCGGCATCGCTGAGCGCCGACGACGCCTTCGACGCGGCGGCACGCTGCGTGTCATCGCTGGCCGGTTCCTTGGATCGGCTGCGGGAACTGCCGATCGAGCGGCTGCCCGAGGTGGCCGCGGCGATCCGAGCGCTGGTGCTCGACACTGTACTGACCGTCGGCGGGCATCTCGGCCCCAATCTCGGTGTAGTGGAGTTGACGATCGCCTTGCACCGAGTGTTCGATTCACCCGACGACACACTGCTGTTCGATACCGGGCATCAGACGTACGTGCACAAGATCCTCACCGGGCGCGCCGCATCCTTCGCCCGTACGCTGCGCAGTCCAGGCGGACTGTCGGGATACCCGAACAGGCGCGAGTCCGAGCACGACGTGATCGAGAACAGTCACGCATCGACGGCACTGAGCTACGCGGATGGCATCGCCAAAGCTCGTGCACTGCAAGGGCAGAGCGGTCGTTCGGTCGTCGCGGTCGTCGGCGACGGCGCGCTCACCGGCGGTGTGGCGTTCGAAGCGCTCAACAATATCGGCGCCGCGCCGCAGCGCCCGGTGATCGTCGTGCTCAACGACAACGGGCACTCGTACGCACCGACCGCGGGTGCGCTGGCCGCGCACCTGCGGCGCCTGCGTGCCGACCGACCCGAAGGCGTTGCCGCACCGGCGATGTCGACCATATTCGAACATCTCGGGTTCACCTATATCGGTCCGGTGGACGGTCACGACTTCGCGGCTATCGAGTCCGCCCTTCGTCGCGCGCGCGGCACGCGTCGACCGGTAGTCGTCCACACGATGACGGTCAAGGGTCAGGGTTATCCGCCCGCATGCTCGGATCCCGAGCGCTTGCATACCACAGGTGCGCGGCGCCCTGACGGTGCCGGCGCCGCCCCGGCCACATGGACCCAGGTCTTCGCCGACGCCTTGGTCGAAATCGGTGACCGCCGAAGCGATATCGTGGCCATCACGGCCGCCATGCCCGGACCCACCGGGCTTTCCGCATTCGCCCAGCGGTTCCCGCGCCGATGCTTCGACGTCGGTATCGCCGAGCAGCACGCCGTGGCAAGCGCCGCGGGGCTGGCGATCGCGGGGATGCATCCGGTCGTGGCGGTCTATTCGACCTTCCTCAACCGCGCCTTCGATCAGGTGCTGCTGGATGTGGCACTGCACCGGCTGCCGGTGACCTTCGTCCTCGACCGTGCCGGTATCACCGGCCCCGATGGCCCGAGCCACCATGGGATGTGGGATCTTTCTCTCCTCAGCACGGTGCCCGGACTTCGTGTCGCCGCGCCGAGGGACGCGACCCGGCTCGGTGAGTTGCTGGCGGAGGCCGTAGCCGACGGCAGCGGGCCGACCGCGGTGCGATTCCCGAAAGCGACGGTGGGGACGGATATCGTTGCACTCGAACGCTTTCAAGGCGTCGACGTGCTGTACCGCGGCCCCCGCCGGGACGTCTTGCTGATCGGGGTCGGCCCGCTGGCCGGGGAGTGCGTGCAGGCGGCGCACCGGCTGACCGAAGGCGGTATCGGCGTCACCGTCATCGATCCGCGCTGGGTGCTGCCGGTGTCGGAGCTGATGGTCGGTGCGTGTCTGCGCTATCGGTTGATCGTTGTGGCCGAAGACAATACGGCCGCGGGCGGAATCCCGCCCGCGATACAGCGCGCGCTCGTCGACGCAGGCGCCGGGATTCCGGTCCGCGGACTAGGTCTGCCCCACCGGTTCATCGAGCACGGCGGGCGCGCCGCGATTCTCGCCGCGGCGGGCCTGACCGGTGCGGGTATCGCGGACTCGGTATGCGTGGCCTTCGATGAGCTCGTGGCCGGTCAGGGGGAACCGTCATGA